cacctggacgcccctaaatAAGTATTAATAATTACCAGTTGATTAATGAACTTGTAAGCTGACGTTTGATCAGAATGGATGTGGCAGACATGCATAAAGTGAACAGCAGGGTTCGTTTGCAAGTAACAAAGTCTGTCCTGTTGCCCGAGAGGTTGAACTTGGGCACATCGTGTCCCCTCCCACGACGCCTCAGTTGTCGGCCATCTTATCGAGGGCGGTGAGCGGAGCCAGGATGCGATTCTTGTTGGTTTCCACCATGTGGCCGTTCTGGATCATCTCATCCAGGATCATGTGAACCTTGTCCAGGTTGAACATGATCTGAGGTCGGAGGTCAAGGAAATGGTGTACATGGATGGTGACGGTTGTATGACAGTTTTCCCTACCTGCTGCTTGGCTCTCTTTAAAACTCCCAACAGGGACCTGAGAGGTGAGTTCCTCAGATCAGTCTTCAGCAAACAGCAGTTTATGGTTAAACTTGAACATGTCGTCACAGGAAGCCCCTGAGAGCCGAGGAAGTGGAACTGACCGTATCAGCCAATCACCTGGCACCTTCGTCTGTAGTCAGAAAGacttgcctgtgtgtgttttatggttCTTACTGAAGCCCAGAGGACATGGACATGTAAAATATGGATAAACATGTGACACATAAAaatgaaacgagtttcctccgtagggtgtctgggctcagcacgGGTTCGATGCAGAGGTTTGATTCCGTTGTACGCTTGCTTGCAGGGACGCATATCTCTGTATATATGAGCAGGCTGACGGAGGGACCGTTGGTAGATTTGTAAAGGATACGTCCAGTTCACTctgcagggggagagaacacaaaaCTTGTTACACTCCAACACACAACACGTACAACAACCTGCTTTCTACACTGGCTTAGGGTCCAAACCGAACGGTAGGAGTGTGCTTACATCAGTTTGGCAGGTCTGAGGTCAGGTTCGGTTCTGGAATGGCTTCAAAAAACCCAAACCTTCTTTCTACTATGGACTAGGGCTGGGTTGTAAACATCGAGTAATCAATCaatcgtccaaagacatgtaggtcaggtggatcactgtactaaattgtccctaggtatgaatgtgtgtgggtgtggtggtggtggtggtgggggggggggggtaggtgttggccctgtgatggcctggcggcctgtccagggtgtctccccgcctgccgcccagtgactgctgggataggctccagcatccccgcaaccctgagagcaggataagcggttcggataatggatggctctggaggtagagcgggtcgagcgtaatcggaaggttcctggttcgatccccggctcctccagagagcgtatcgaagtgtccttgagcaagacaccgagcccctaactgctcctgatgagcaggttggcaccttgcatggcagcctccaccatcagtgtgttaatgtgtgtgtgaatgggtggatgtgaggcgcaTCACTGGTGGGTAGACTAGTAAAACACTATGAGCGCAGTCCATTCAGTACAGACACCTTAAAGTCATTGGAGGAAACCATGAAACGGTTTTGATAACAGACTGATGAACAGTCTTCACCATGTTACTGGTGGAAAAACTTGGTTTTTCTTTGTATCCTCCTTCCCTGGTCATCACTTTATTGTTTAAATGTGTACACCCATGTCCACTGTTCAGTTAATCGTTCTGATCACCTGcccattaatcaatcaatcaatcaaccgttAACTGACCATGAAAGTATGAATTTGTGCACATCCTTAATTCTaacttgtccatccatccattatccgagccgcttatcccagttgggtcatgggatgctggagcctatcccaacagtcattgggcggcaggtggggagacaccctggacaggccgccagaccatcacagggccgacacctacccccccccccccaccacacacacacctcggggcaatttagcacggccgagtcacctgacctacatgtctttagactgggggaggaaaccggcgcccccggaggaaacccacgcagacacgggggagagcatgcaaactccacacaggacgacccgggacgacccccaaggctggactaccccggggctcgaacccaggaccttgttgctgtgaggcgaccgcgctgaccactgcggcaccgtgccgctGTGTCGGTCATCGTGGCGTGAACGTGGAAGAGTCATTTGAGTGTGAGGAGTCTGAACCGTCGTCGTGTGGCAAAGAGCTGAAGCCGGTGTCTCAACCCATCTGCAGTGTGACTTCGATTACATAGTAAAAGACATTTACGAGGCAACACAACCGACGTGTTAGCCTTGGGTTGTGGGTTTACTACCCCGTCCCTCATTTAAACCATGGAAGACAAAACCTTCACTGTCCCAAAGGGCAACTGCAGCTTAGTCCTCACGTGGCCGACGGCAGGATGGGCTCAGCGCCAAATGGCCCTTTTAGGGAAGCAAAGTGTCAACAGTTCAGTTAAACAGAGAAGCTGCGAGACTGGACTCACCACACGACTGAAGTACTTATCCAGAACCTCCACAAAGTTCTGGACCAGCTCGTAGACAGACAGCTCGTTCTATAAAAGACATCAGAGAGCAGGAATTTTGTTAGAATGAACAAAACCTTTGAACCCTGACAGGTCTGACGCCAGCAGCCCCGAGCCCGCCGGTTAACCGCAGCCGTTGCAGACCCGTCAGGTCAATATCTGGGTCGTGCCAAGCTCGCTCAGTTACACCTGCAGCTATGAAATCATCTTCCAGGACATCTTCAGTGGCTATCTGGGCTGTGCATGCCAGGCGCTGCCGACagctcatattattcagtattaacggTGGGGGTCTCGACAGGCTCTAAAATGGACCGAGTGACTGAACCACACCCACGTCACATCTCAGCACAGAAACCTGATTTTATAACCCAACTCCTCAATTCTCCATGACTTCCATAATACCTGATCTGATCCATGACTTCCATAATACCTGATCTGATCCATGACTTCCATAATACCTGATCTGATCCATGACTTCCATAATACCTGATCTGATCCATGACTTCCATAATACCTGATCTGATCCATGACTTCCATAATACCTGATCTGATCCATGACTTCCATAATACCTGATCTGATCCATGACTTCCATAATACCTGATCTGATCCATGACTTCCATAATACCTGATCTGATCCATGACTTCCATAATACCTGATCTGATCCATGGCTTCCATAATACCTGATCTGATCCATGGCTTCCATAATACCTGATCTGATCCATGGCTTCCATAATACCTGATCTGATCCATGGCTTCCATAATACCTGATCTGATCCATGGCTTCCATAATACCTGATCTGATCCATGGCTTCCATAATACCTGATCTGATCCATGACTTCCATAATACCTGATCTGATCCATGACTTCCATAATACCTGATCTGATCCATGGCTTCCATAATACCTGATCTGATCCATGACTTCCATAATACCTGATCTGATCCATGACTTCCATAATACCTGATCTGATCCATGGCTTCCATAATACCTGATCTGATCCATGACTTCCATAATACCTGATCTGATCCATGGCTTCCATAATACCTGATCTGATCCATGGCTTCCATAATACCTGATCTGATCCATGACTTCCATAATACCTGATCTGATCCATGACTTCCATAATACCTGATCTGATCCATGACTTCCATAATACCTGATCTGATCCATGACTTCCATAATACCTGATCTGATCCATGACTTCCATAATACCTGATCTGATCCATGACTTCCATAATACCTGATCTGATCCATGGCTTCCATAATACCTGATCTGATCCATGACTTCCATAATACCTGATCTGATCCATGACTTCCATAATACCTGATCTGATCCATGACTTCCATAATACCTGATCTGATCCATGACTTCCATAATACCTGATCTGATCCATGACTTCCATAATACCTGATCTGATCCATGACTTCCATAATACCTGATCTGATCCATGACTTCCATAATACCTGATCTGATCAACCGACACCGCGGACGCCACGTCTCACATTTTAAGCTGTCGGATGCTCGGCGTTTCCTGTAAAAGCCCTTAGTGCACCActgcccacactcacctcagcgtctgtaattcccACCACGATGTAGAGAGCTGCATACTGACGGTAGACCAGCTTGAAGTCCTTATACTCCACGAAGGAACACTGGAGGACAGACAGGGGGCGATGTCACAGATTACAGACGGGAATTATGACGTACAGAGAGAAGCGACATCATCCACACTGAGGCCCGTGGTAGACTGGGGTTTCTGGAGCTGTGCCGCGTTCAAGACAGGTGAGGAAATGTCTGTCTTCGAGCATAAAGGTTCAGATGGAGACCAGCAGAGGACAGACATGATGCTGTAGCATTGTGATCGTGACATGAATGACAGCACACGTCTTTCAGAAACATCGGTTTTCTACATCCTTCTAGAAATACATCCTTCTATCATCCAAGCCGCTGATCCGAagtcgggtcgcggggatgctggagccgatcccagcagtcagtgggcggcaggcggggagacaccctggacaggccgccagaccatcacagggcccacacacacacacctagggacccacacagacacggggacaacatgcaaacgccacacagaggacgacccgggaccacccccaaggttggactgccccggggctcgaacccaggaccttcccgaAGAAATACAATGAGGTTACAATGAGACACGAGCACTTGGATTCAAAGGGGTTTGACAtggcgagacagacagacggcgAGACAGACGCCTCACCTCGTCTTTCTTGCGGAACAGACAGGCTTTGACCACGTCGGCCTCCAGCACGGCCCTCTTGCTGATGTCCACCGGCTGGTAGTATCTGGACAGCCGGATCTGACCCTGCTTATTCAGCATCAGCAGGAACTTGATCATGGCGAGCAACTGGGCCTCCTGTGAAAGCAGAGCCAGGAGGTCATGACGGGggtcagccgggggggggggggtcctgctaCCAGCCCCCCAAAGAccttacagctctgtcccgtCTGACAGaacacagtggtgtgtgtgtgtgggtgtgtgtgtgtgtggtctagcCTATGACAGTCTTAAATGTTCAGGAACGTAGGACAATACTGTCGTCCCCATGAGGCtacgtagctgtgtgtgtgtgtgtggacggaaACGTGTTCCGTCATCGTTTCCACCTCATCGTTTCCACGTCATCGTTTCCACGCCATCGTTTCCACCTCATCGTTTCCACCTCATCGTTTCCACCTCATCGTTTCCACCTCATCGTTTCCACGTCATCGTTTCCACGCCATCGTTTCCACCTCATCGTTTCCACATCCTGCCGTTCGTTCTGCTCTCGCAGCGCCGAGCCTGGACCCACGGTGGCCCGCCGTGAAGCCGCAACTCTGCAAAGCACCGCTAACAAGACCAGAAAGTAACATCCGCCTGAACCTGTCTGTCACCCGTCTTTTACCTGTCTGTCACCCGTCTTTTACCTGTCTGTCACCCGTCTTTTACCTGTCTGTTACCTGTCTGTCACCTGTtacctgtctgtcatctgtctgttaCCTGTCTGTTACCTGTCTGTTACTTGTCTGTCACCTGTCTGTTACCTGTCTGTTACCTGTCTGTTACCTGTCTGTCACCCGTCTTTTACCTGTCTGTTACCTGTCTGTCACCTGTtacctgtctgtcatctgtctgttaCCTGTCTGTTACCTGTCTGTTACTTGTCTGTCACCTGTCTGTTACCTGTCTGTTACCTGTCTGTTACCTGTCTGTCACCCGTCTTTTACCTGTCTGTTACCTGTCTGTCACCTGTtacctgtctgtcatctgtctgtcacctgtctgtcatctgtctgttaCCTGTCTGTTACCTGTCTGTTACCTGTCTGTTACTTGTCTGTCACCTGTCTGTTACCTGTCTGTCACCCGTCTTTTACCTGTCTGTTACCTGTCTGTCACCTGTtacctgtctgtcatctgtctgtcacctgtctgtcatctgtctgttaCCTGTCTGTTACTTGTCTGTCACCTGTCTGTTACCTGTCTGTTACCTGTCTGTTACCTGTCTGTCACCTGTCTGTTACCTGTCTGTCACCTGTATGTTACCTGTATGTTACCTGTCTGTCACCTGTCTGTtacctgtctgtcatctgtctgtcaccTGTCTGTTACCTGTCTGTCACCTGTCTGTTACTTGTCTGTCACCTGTCTGTTACCTGTCTGTCAcctgtctatcatctatctgtcACCTGTCTGTCACCCGTCTGTCACCTGTCTGTTaactgtctgtcatctgtctgttaCCTGTCAGTCACCTGTCTGTTACC
The DNA window shown above is from Lampris incognitus isolate fLamInc1 chromosome 16, fLamInc1.hap2, whole genome shotgun sequence and carries:
- the ap4s1 gene encoding AP-4 complex subunit sigma-1, translated to MIKFLLMLNKQGQIRLSRYYQPVDISKRAVLEADVVKACLFRKKDECSFVEYKDFKLVYRQYAALYIVVGITDAENELSVYELVQNFVEVLDKYFSRVSELDIMFNLDKVHMILDEMIQNGHMVETNKNRILAPLTALDKMADN